In a genomic window of Pelecanus crispus isolate bPelCri1 chromosome 1, bPelCri1.pri, whole genome shotgun sequence:
- the DNAJB9 gene encoding dnaJ homolog subfamily B member 9: protein MATTQSVFTFALCILMITELILATESYYDILGVPKNASDRQIKKAFHKLAMKYHPDKNKSPGAEAKFREIAEAYETLSDENKRREYDQFVRHEGQGNNGSPFQQSFNFNFDDLFKDFDLFSQNSRSKKHFENHFRSHREAHNRQRRSFQEFSFGGGLFDDVFENMEKMFSFSDFENAHRHAVRTDTRFHGSSKHCRTVTQRRGNMVTTYTDCSGQ from the exons ATGGCAACTACGCAATCTGTCTTCACATTTGCTCTCTGCATTTTAATGATAACTGAACTAATACTGGCTACAGAGAGCTATTATGATATCTTAGGAGTTCCAAAAAATGCATCTGACCGCCAGATCAAGAAGGCATTTCACAAGCTGGCTATGAAATACCACCCAGACAAAAATAAGAGTCCTGGTGCAGAAGCAAAATTTAGAGAAATTGCTGAAG cATATGAAACATTATCAGATGAGAATAAACGAAGAGAATATGATCAGTTTGTCCGTCACGAAGGACAAGGAAATAATGGAAGCCCATTCCAACAGTCATTTAATTTCAACTTTGACGATCTGTTCAAAGACTTTGACCTCTTTAGTCAAAATTCACGGTCaaaaaagcactttgaaaatcACTTCCGAAGCCATCGGGAAGCTCACAATCGGCAAAGACGTTCTTTCCAAGAGTTCTCCTTTGgaggtggactgtttgatgatgtgtttgaaaatatggaaaaaatgttttcgTTTAGTGACTTTGAAAATGCACACCGACATGCGGTGCGAACTGATACGAGGTTTCATGGATCCAGCAAGCACTGTAGGACTGTCACTCAGAGACGAGGAAACATGGTTACCACGTATACAGACTGTTCCGGACAataa
- the THAP5 gene encoding THAP domain-containing protein 5, translating to MPRYCAASCCKNRGGQSARDQRKLSFYPFPLHDKERLEKWLRNMKRDAWTPSKHQLLCSDHFTPDSLDVRWGIRYLKHTAVPTIFSSPGDEEKDSSQNSPQEIKREDPEETNTNVVSEKASASLEPCTPKKNPVIAENIDEKVEVVCSTALSKPLQIQTLQLQNGEDFQADSVILDNSSKQHMHQPNPVLMAAAVQSMEATSVHTSVEDPVGCTATVLQFTDPDYLNSPLKLKNALGSITDYAIENPNSHVVGCSVEVQPTSENAVLLSTVTQTIEQFSGSEESVIAIIVPAESPENPEIVNSSFLPIKQEFLDTEETETVKSVYMNAYGGSEVLQTEHSYCKQDIDRDHLWQKISKLHSKITLLEMQEIKTLKRLRSLEALIGQLKQENLLSEEKLKIVENCFTTLEVTMIQ from the exons ATGCCGCGGTACTGCGCCGCGTCCTGCTGCAAGAACCGAGGGGGCCAAAGCGCCAGGGACCAGCGCAAGCTGAGCTTCTACCC atTTCCACTTCATGATAAAGAGAGACTTGAGAAGTGGCTGCGGAATATGAAACGAGATGCATGGACTCCAAGTAAGCACCAGCTTCTATGCAGTGATCATTTTACCCCTGATTCCCTTGATGTGCGATGGGGTATACGATACTTGAAACATACTGCTGTACCAACaattttctcttccccaggtGATGAG gaaAAAGATTCTTCTCAGAACAGCCCACAAGAGATAAAGAGAGAAGAcccagaagaaacaaatacaaatgtagTGTCAGAGAAAGCATCTGCATCACTTGAACCTTGTACACCaaagaaaaatcctgtaatTGCAGAAAACATAGATGAAAAAGTAGAAGTAGTTTGCTCAACTGCATTGAGTAAACCTTTACAAATTCAAACACTGCAACTTCAAAATGGAGAAGACTTTCAGGCAGACAGTGTCATTCTTGATAATTCCTCTAAGCAGCATATGCATCAACCTAATCCTGTTTTAATGGCAGCAGCAGTCCAGAGCATGGAAGCTACCAGTGTTCATACTTCTGTAGAGGATCCAGTAGGTTGTACAGCTACAGTCTTGCAATTTACAGACCCTGACTACTTGAATTCAcctctgaaactgaaaaatgctttaggTTCAATTACTGACTATGCAATTGAAAATCCTAACTCTCATGTTGTAGGCTGCTCTGTTGAAGTACAGCCAACAagtgaaaatgcagttttgctgaGTACAGTCACACAAACTATTGAACAGTTCAGTGGAAGTGAAGAATCTGTCATTGCTATTATTGTGCCAGCTGAGAGTCCAGAAAACCCTGAAATAGTAAATAGTTCTTTCCTGCCTATTAAGCAAGAGTTTCTTGACACAGAGGAGACAGAAACAGTTAAATCTGTGTATATGAATGCATATGGTGGAAGTGAAGTATTACAAACTGAGCATTCATACTGCAAACAAGACATAGACAGAGATCACCTTTGGCAAAAAATTTCGAAGCTGCACTCTAAGATAACTCTACTTGAAATGCAGGAGATAAAAACTTTGAAGAGACTCAGGTCCTTGGAAGCTCTTATTGGACAATTGAAGCAAGAAAACctactttctgaagaaaagctgaagattGTAGAAAACTGCTTTACAACACTTGAAGTGACTATGATACAGTAA